The genomic interval CGCCGGGCCCTATGCTCGGCAGCTCCTTAAGCTCGGGATGTGCTATGATGTAAGGCCTCCCGAAGGAGTACTTCTTCTCGAAGTCCTCGACGCCAACAACCGTATCGCTAGCGTTGAGGTAAACTATGAGCCTAAGCGCTCCGGGCCCGGCGGCGACAACCTTTGTGACCTCGGCGGGCACTTCAACCGTCCTTCCAATCGCATCGGTAACCGTCACGGTTCCCTTCCCGGTATCAGAGCCGTTGCTGCTCCCGATGCAACCGCTGACCGCTACCACGAGAAACACGAGGAAAAGCGCCAGTAGCTTCCTCATCTTCATTCCCTCCCCCCGAGTTCAACTATTCCGCGGCCGATAACGCCTAGGTACTTCTCCCCGGCGCAGGAGAGGCAGTATGGCTTTCCATCCACGTAAACGGCCCTCGTTTCCATGACGAGCTCTCCGCAACTGGAGCAGCGGAGGCTGTTGAAGATGGGCGCCTGCTCTATCGGAGGAATCTTTACCCGCTCGATTTTGAACTCCTCCCTCGGCAGGTGGAGCATCCTCATAGCGGCCTCCTCCCACAGCTCCCAGAGGCGTTTCCTCTCCTCAGGTGTCCCTTTACGCTCCTTCACGACCCTGTTGAAGAGCTCCGTAGCACCGGACGGGTAGTACTTCGCCAGTTTCTCAGCATCAGCGTAGACCCTAACCCCCTCCCAGGTCGAGCGCTTCACGAGCGTTAAAGCCGTCTTTCCGAGGTCGAGGTAGATAAGGGAGTTGTTCCCGAGTGTGCAGCCCGTTGCGACCTGGACGCCGTCCGTGAAGCAGCTGTTGACCTCGACTATCGCCAAGATCGACTCATCGACGCTTCCTGAGTAGTCAAGCCTTCCGACGCCGAGTTCCTCCATCGCCACCAGCGACGCCCTTATTCCAAGCGCGAGGTAGGGGCATACGTGCCCGTGGAACTCCCTCGCGTACTCCAGGATGCCCTCTGCATTCCTCTCCCCAACGAGTTTGTTGAGCGTGAGCATGGTATCACCAATTTGAGATAAAGTAGCACGATTTTTAACAATTTTTTAATCTGAGTGTTATGAACAAAAGGTTAAAACCCCTTCGGAGGAGAGGCACCATTTCCCAAAATGGGAGCATTATTCAGAAAATACAGAGAAGAGTGCGTGGGCTTCAGACCAGCTCCCTGCCCGTTCCTGTCATCACGAGCTTCCCGTGCTTGACCCCCTTGAGGCTGAGCAGTCTGTCCGCTATCTCCTTTATCCTGCTCGCTTTCCCCTTGACGATGACGACCTCGAGGCAGTTGTGCTCGTCCATGTGGACGTGTATGCTCGACACTATCTCCGTCAAGTAGTCGTGCTGGAGGTCGAGGAGCTCCTTAACAACCTCCGCCTCATCGTGGTTGTAGAGGAGGGTTATCGTTCCCGCCACTTCCCTATCACCTTCCTCCCACTCGTGGCGGATTATAAAATCTCTCATCATGTCCCTTATGGCCTCGCTCCTGTTCACGTACCCCTTATCCTCGATTATCCTGTCGAACCTGTCAAGAAGCTCCTTGGGAACGGAGACACCGAAACGTATTACACTCATGAACATCCCCCTCCAAAGTACGTCAACATTCTTTTTTAAATTTAGTTTAACCTTCGGTTCTGAACCTCTGCGGAAGCCTACAGGCCGCGGTGGATTCTCCGGAGGTCATCCCTCGTGTTCACGTTGAAGAAGCTCTCCCTCCACTCCGCGGGCAGCTCTTCTATTTCAAGGTAGCAGGCGTCGCTCTCCCTTATCGCCTGGTTTATCGCGTAGTTTCCTGCCGCTATCTGTTCTCCCAGGAGCTTTTGGAACCCCTTGGAATAGGCCGCGTGTAGGGGCTCAATGTAACCGTTGGCCCAGCGGGGGACGCACGCTAGCTTTTTGGTTTCGTAAAAGCGCTCTATCATGTAATCAACGAACTCGGGAACGAGGAGGGGCATGTCTCCGGCGACCACGAAGGCATCGCCCATATCCAGTGCGGTGTAAACCCCCCCTATCGGGCCCACGGTGAGTTTGTCCACCACAACAGCGTAGCCAAGTTTCTCCAGCTCCCCGACGTTCTCGGGGGAGGTCACCAGAACTATCTCCCTAATTCCTGCGGCTCTTTCGAGCCTCTCAAGCGCGTGGAGCAGAAGAGGTTTGCCACCGACCCTGAAGAGCAGCTTGTTACCCCTGAAACGCGTCCCTCTTCCCCCTGCGAGCACCGCGCCTATCATTGTGCTCCCCTAAAAAGATTGGGGAGGAACGTTATAAACCTGCCCTTTGGAGTTCCCTTAACTCTTCGAGCCTCAAAAGAACCTCTTCCCTGTTTCTTATAAGGTTCTGCCTGGCGACCTCTTTTCCGTCCTTAAGGTAGACCAGTGTCGGGACGTTGAGGACGTCAAAGCGGTTCACCAGGTCGCTCCACTCCTCCGCATTCACGTGGATTACTTTAATTTCAGGGAACTCCTCGCTGACCTCCTTCATAAAGTTCTCCACAAGCCTGCACGGGGGACAGCCTGGGATTGAGAACCACAGCACAGCCTTCCCTTTTTCGAAGTCCACCTTTCCGTCGTACTCGACTATCATCTCGACCACCTCAAACGTTTGCCCTCTTCAGGAGCAGGGAGTTCGTGACGACGCTCACGCTGCTTACGCTCATCGCACCTGCGGCCCACTCGGGCTGGAACTCAATTCCGAAGAGGAGGAACGCCAGCCCCGCCGCGAAGGGTATGAGCATCGTGTTGTAGAACATGGCCCAGAAGATGTTCTGCTTTATCTTCCCGAGTGTCCTCTGGCTGAGCTTTATGGCCTTAACCACGTCCCTCGGGTCGTTTTTCATGAGCACGATGTCGCCGCTCTCCATCGCTATGTCCGTCGCGTTCCCGACCGCTACCCCTATGTCGGCCTGTGCCAGGGCCGGAGCGTCGTTGATACCATCTCCCACGAAGATAACTATCTCGCCCTTCTCCTGGAGTTTCTTCACCTCGTTGGCCTTGTCTCCCGGCAGAACCTCTGCCAGAATGTAGTCCACGCCGAGGGTTCTCCCTATTGCCTCCGCCGTCCTCCTGTTGTCGCCGGTAATCATGCCGACCTTCTTGCCCATCCTGTGGAGCTCCTCGATGGCCTCCCTGGCGCCTTCTTTTATCGTGTCCGCTATTCCGAGAATGCCCGCTATCTGCTCGTCTATCGCCACAACGACAGCAGTCTTGGCCTCGTTTTCGAGCCTCTGGAGGGTCTCCTCCACCGCTCCAAGGTTGAGGCCCCTCTCCACCATAAGTTTCCTGTTTCCAGCCAATACCTCCTTTCCTCCGATAACGGCCCTGACTCCTTTCCCAGTAATCGCCTCAAACTCCGCCGGCTCCTCAACCTCAAGCCCGAGCTCCTTCGCCTTCCTCACAACTGCCTCTCCCAGCGGGTGCTC from Palaeococcus ferrophilus DSM 13482 carries:
- a CDS encoding FmdE family protein — protein: MLTLNKLVGERNAEGILEYAREFHGHVCPYLALGIRASLVAMEELGVGRLDYSGSVDESILAIVEVNSCFTDGVQVATGCTLGNNSLIYLDLGKTALTLVKRSTWEGVRVYADAEKLAKYYPSGATELFNRVVKERKGTPEERKRLWELWEEAAMRMLHLPREEFKIERVKIPPIEQAPIFNSLRCSSCGELVMETRAVYVDGKPYCLSCAGEKYLGVIGRGIVELGGRE
- the nikR gene encoding nickel-responsive transcriptional regulator NikR, whose protein sequence is MSVIRFGVSVPKELLDRFDRIIEDKGYVNRSEAIRDMMRDFIIRHEWEEGDREVAGTITLLYNHDEAEVVKELLDLQHDYLTEIVSSIHVHMDEHNCLEVVIVKGKASRIKEIADRLLSLKGVKHGKLVMTGTGRELV
- the mobA gene encoding molybdenum cofactor guanylyltransferase MobA — encoded protein: MIGAVLAGGRGTRFRGNKLLFRVGGKPLLLHALERLERAAGIREIVLVTSPENVGELEKLGYAVVVDKLTVGPIGGVYTALDMGDAFVVAGDMPLLVPEFVDYMIERFYETKKLACVPRWANGYIEPLHAAYSKGFQKLLGEQIAAGNYAINQAIRESDACYLEIEELPAEWRESFFNVNTRDDLRRIHRGL
- a CDS encoding thioredoxin family protein, giving the protein MIVEYDGKVDFEKGKAVLWFSIPGCPPCRLVENFMKEVSEEFPEIKVIHVNAEEWSDLVNRFDVLNVPTLVYLKDGKEVARQNLIRNREEVLLRLEELRELQRAGL